Below is a window of Solanum stenotomum isolate F172 chromosome 7, ASM1918654v1, whole genome shotgun sequence DNA.
CGAGGTTCCTCTAGTTGCATTTAGTTAGGATTTTTTATCAACATTGTTTCATCACCCTCTTCTGGATTCACTTCATACCATATACAACGAGTCAAAGGTACCCAATTATAAATAGTGTACATCTTGCTAGACACTACTTACGTATGACATGGGTTTCTGAATGATCCATATCAAACCTTTTGACAGGCTGATATTATTCCTTCAGTCGAGCAATTATTGGCAAGGACAGAAATATAGGTATGCTGCCAAAATTAGCCGCCATGCATATGACCAATATTTTTCAGGTGTCGTACTTCCTAATGTTGGTCTACGAAGGCTATGGAAGATTaattttaggaattttcaaCCTTCCATTTCCTTTCTAGGGAAATTCCAAGGGGTACATAGAAATCTTTAACTTTTTGGAATGAGCAGGAGATAACTATATTCTTGAAATATAACTTCTCGAAACTCATGCAGACCATGGGCCAGATTTCTTGGACTCAGACATACGCAAGGTGCTACAGCCATGGTTTCCTTTGCTGCAGCGCCTCCTGAAGAGATTTTCAAACTTCTAGTTCATTTCTAGGCAAATTCCAACAGTATAAATAGGACAATCCATCATTTTGGAAAGAACTTTTGGCATAAGGAGGGAAAAAAGAGAAGTTGGAGTCAAGGCCTTATCATTTCATCACCCTAAGGAAGTTCTACCTAATAGCAAAgccaaaaggaaaaagaaaaggaaagtgCAGATCAATGAGTTATGATGAATTCGGTTGGCAAAGTTCAGAATCAGTGTACGACTCTGGTAACAAGCTTGAACAATGTGATCTATGTGAAACCAAATTCTGCTTTCTCACAACTACTATTGGATTAGGGAGATTTTCAAATGAAATATCATGCTAATATCTTGGTCTGCAGTTCAAatactttttgaagaaaatataacaAGGCTGACATGAAGATCAACTCCTGCATCAATAAAGATATTAAGTTTCTTCATGCTAAGATTTAAACGGACCTGTGTTAGTGCGAGCAGGAAACATCTCATGATGTTCAAACTTTGGACCAATGTCTGCTAATTTTAGTTCATCTACTTGCAACTCCTGTTGCATGATAAGCAGAAAACGAAAGCAATTAAAACCCGATAAATGGGAGAGACATAAAGCCCTCAgtgaatttttttctatttctgcACAAGCAGATGTTTACTGTTAAATAATGAATCAGATAACCACTAAATTGAAACAGGAAACAGAATGACTAGTATTCATAGGAAAAAGATGATATAAATATCCTATGAAATACCTTACTCCATTTCATCTTAAGAATATAATAGAATGATTGACCTGTTATCTTAAAATAAAACATGGCATATTTTAAGAGGCTGTTTTTACAGAGAAAATAGCTTGGTACAATGTTTAGCACTCTCATGTTCAACTTACAATCCAAAATATAAGGTAAAGAGGACAAGGCATTAGGCATGGACAAAAGAATTGCGTGAAATAAGAGAAGTTATCCATTCTTTTCATAGGCTAGAGTCCTGAGCCTTTTAGAGATAACGGAATATCTTATTATCCCTATACAACAAGAGTTCATATCAACTGTAGCGCCACTGCCTTTGATTCCACAAGAATTGCAACAAATAGCACTAAACCAAAGAAAATACCTGGCTTTGTGCTGTACCAAAAGTGACACAATGGGGATTCCCCATGCTAACACAGGTTACATTCCATGTGCTTCCATCTACATCTAGACTTGATTTAACGACAGATTGATCTCTGTTAGGGGGTAGTTTAGTGGGCACATCTGCTGCCTTTAGAATGGGCTCACCCATGTCAACCCTAACCTGAAATTAGAAACAactataaagttttttttttttaaaaaaaaaaaggaaaccatgtGATTGCCTTcccaattaattcaaaataatctgACATCAAACTTCAGTGACTTCAGTGTTGAATGCCTAACAGCATGCAGCTccttcaatcaatcaactaactAAGTGGCAATCTCAATCTAGTTGGGGCACCTATATGATCTTTTTGAGAAAGAGGTGTGCTATATGATCTGATGTATCCTTTTGCTCTATCCATGCAATAGAGCCCTAAATCTAGCAAAATGGCTGAGAAAAATGGAATTTACCTTTCCATCATCTTGGATTTCAGGAACAATAAGTCCAGCCCCTGTATGTATGGTGAAACTACAAAAAGAGATGACAGTCAGTCAGCCAGACTAATAAGGAAATCAAATTCACTAGATGCCATAATACTATTATTGAATTTAACAAAATACCAAGATTGGTGAGCCACAACAATCAAATCGATAGTTATTCAATCAATTAGTCCTACCAACCAGGATCAGATTAAGTGTACTGAACAACAAAGTGATGATTCTTATCACTGTTCAATTCATGCAGAGATCTGATGGTCATATTCACACAAGTGTTAAATTTCAGCTGTCCCAAGATGCATTTATATCCTGAATAATGGCATATTAAAACAGCAAACCATCCAAGCCACTAGAATATGTTCAGTTATACAGATATTGAAACACCAACCAAATAGCATATGGTGCTTAGGATCTCTATGTAGAGCTTTTCATGATGCCACTTCAAATAATAAGTAgcacaaatattatataaagaGGGAACCTTAAgcagaaaaagaattgaaaaagaaaaaactaactaTGTTGCCTGGCAGTACAAAATTCTCAGACGTGAATGGCATGATCATTATGGAAGCAGTATTGATGTTCCATGATGGTTCACGATATTTGCTAATCTTAAATTCgtcaagaaaattcaaaatttacccCTCCAAAGCACCAAATAAGTAAGTTTAAAGAAGCTTCAAATTCCCCAGAAGTTTTCAATACAAAGAAACAAGTAAGtaattcaacaaatataaaGCAGTAAATACCAGGCAGATGTTTGAGACTCTATAAAGTAGATTACCGTACATAGAGAAACAAATAGGATATAAATACCTTTTCTTTCCATGGAAGTTCTCAAGCTCAGCTATAAATTTGGCAAGGCATCGAATTCCATTACCACACATCTGTTTGTAGACAAAAGGAAATATGTAATGAACCCATATTGTATTCAAATGGATAATTGGAATTACAAATATAAGAGTTCACCATTATAATTACTCCAAACTAGTAACAAATCTTCCAAGGGacgaagaagaaataaaaaggaagaatggAGGGAGTTTCCACAATTAATCTAAGCAACTAAGAAATAAAGAGACAACTTCATAGCATAAACCTTAATTGATTATTTCCCTCTTCAATATATAGGCATCTTCCCGGGGTCCCAAATGTAATTTGACATCTTCTCACATGCGTCCTCCATCTTAGTTACATTCATAACAATTCTCCCCACCTCAATaagaaccttgtcctcaaggttcgAGTTTAGCCTAGTGAGACCAAAGTGTTGTCTTCTTCCTCTTTATAAGTGTTAACAACCCAGAGGAATTCCTTAGACGCTTCAATATCCAAAGCAACTTTCAACAACGATTCTTCGTTTTGCTTTTCAAACCAGAGGATGCATCCATGTCTAACAAGATATACAtcaaggagtttcttgggagaTGAAGATGACAGAACTAAAGGACCAACTTTGAACACCTTATGGAGCTTTGAACTGAGGGCATTGAGAATTGTTGGATCCAACTCCTCTGAGACATTATGAATTGATGGCATTGGCACCTGTACTCTGTAGTTCAAAAAGCACTCAAAGGGACTGCCACTTTCTCAACCAACTTGAATCAAATCCCTCCAGCACCCAACACAAAATCAACTTCCAGTAGCTTACATTCATTGTGGGGTGATTCTTCTAAAGATATAACCAACAACTACACATCTCTTCCCAATTTCAAAAGCATCCAACAAACACTTAATCTTGTGTTGAGAGCAAGACCACATCTTTAGTCCAATGGAAGTCCCACCAGCTTTCCCTAGCATTTCATAGAACTCATTTGGAGAAATTTTCAGACAATATCCAGCTAACATAATCTTCAACGCGATATTTGTTGCCTGCAACTCACTTTCGACAAAATCAGCAGCTGCACAAATATGCGAAAAGATTGCTTCTTGTAGCATTTTCATACTCTCCATCTGCTCGCTGAttgcaataattattttgtcaATATCCTCAATAGTCGGAGCCTTCTGCCCGACTTCCCTTGCAGCTGATGTAGTTCCCAAAGCATCAATAAtagtgttgttgtggtgtttgCACCTTCTAACTGTAACATTTGATCACAGAGAGGCAAATGGCAACTTTCAAGCTGGTCAACTTGCTGTTCATAGAGCATTTGCTTTCGTGAATATGGTATAGTAGCTCTTTTGTTTTGTTCACCAATAAAAGCTTTTGCTGTTTCAACCTCCGGGCAATCTTAAAACTGTCTTTTTCTCAAGCATCATTCCATCTTGGATCCACGAGTGATCAAACTTGTGAATTGGaaatatgagatgaaattgCTTGAACCAACCAAGTTTCACGCTAACCTTGTCATCAGAAAAGATGTGGCTGCTCCTTTTTAAAATGATTGTAACTGGATATCCTAATGACATTAACCCACAAAAGAGTCAAATACAAATCTCAAAAATGATCGATAAGACTACTACTGAGCAGTTGTCAATCCATTCAACAATTGAGTGACCACTAGACAGATGAAGGCACTGGTTAAGATCAGCAGGTGGAGCTGGTCTAAAAATACTACTGTTCCATTTCTCAGATTGAGGGTCATCATTCAGAACAACATGGACAAAGCTTATATCAGAATTCATGGTTACACCAGCTCCTTGATTCATATCATCGCTGCAAGACCGTTTGGGGTTACCCAAATGTCCAAATACTGTTCTTGCACATtgttttttcacaaaaatatgcaaTACTTGCTCAGCAGAGAAGACAATAAGCCCGGGCCAATTGCCACTTTGCAAAACCCCTGCTGTTAGATTGATCTCGACATTAGATTTATACCACAAATAAACAGGCACCTCTCCTGTGGTATTTAGCTGCTCCAACAACCCAAGCACAGTAAAACTACTGTCTCCATGTGAGGAAGCAACTGCAGTGTAGGGCTTCCAGGACAAGTTGAAGTTGCAAAAATAGAAGTACTGGAGGAAGTCATATGCATCAATATACTTCTCTAATGCACAGGGTGAAACAGACCCAACAGCATGGTTAGCAGATATGCAAGGATATTCAATATATGTAACACTGATATCTTAACACATGTCACAAAGAAAAATGACAACATCATGTTCTTCTGAAgtcctttttatattttcttgccaCCAAACAAGGAAAGCAAGGGCATGACTAAAGGAAATTCAACAAAAGTAAGGAATCAGAAAGATAGAGAGAGAGGGAGACAGAATGGACAGCAAGATACATTTCAACACGTTCTATCATTCTCTCAATCATAGATGTGCAAACACAAAGACACCATGTTTAGAGGTCAAATAGGTCAGATTACTTCTTCCCGAGACAGATGCAATCAATTCTAGAGTCAAAGAACAGGTGATGTTACCTCTGGCTCACTTCCGTCTGAATTGAAGATTCTCATGGTATAATCAGTGCCATGGACACCCGGCATTGCAAATATTACCCCATCCGCACCAATACCGAAGTTTCTATCACACAGTTTCACAGCTTGATCAGGACTGACCTTAGGTTCTGTTGTATCTCTATTGTCAACCTACTCAAAACAAGCATATAAAGGATaagcatctaatcaaagaaccATGGCTCTTTCCCACCCATACTTTTATGTGTATTTCCCCAAATGTCAAAATTCCAGGTATAGACTGCTATTTGTGATTCATAAACATAGGATTTTGGTCTCAAGACCTTAACTATTGTGAGCttaatcaaataaacaaaaaaccCAACTTTCAACATTGTAAACTGTCAATTGTTTATTAAAAACCAGCAATATTCCAGCAAAAACTGAAAGTTTTCTTCCGCAAGATTGCATTTTTTTCAAAGACTAAACTCTAAACAAGTCATCACTAGGGTAAAAATCCATCCTTTTTACATGTTATTGAAAAAGAAGCAGCATTTTAGCATATTGCGAAGACAGGAAAAGAGAACGGCAAGAAAGATAAGGCAATTCAAGATacagggaaaaaaaaaagaagttccaAGATGTATAAAAGTGAGATAATTTCACTGTATTCAAATTAAAAGGCACGAGAAAGATACTTAAATACTCCCTTAGTTCCAATTTATATGCAACTCTGCTCATTTTTGAATGTCTATAAGAGTTCTACATCATTCTATTGTTACTATTACATACaactttcaaaaattcaaattcctttaactattaaattttaaagttaactTTAAAGTCATGCTTTCTGTATCAAACAAATTTTACAACTAAAAACTAATTTTCCAATTATTTTCTTCCACTACTATCATACCCAAGGAAAATTAACATCTTAAACTTTGTATTATTGTCGTAGGGGAGGGATTGACCTTTCTAACGCATATTCAGTCGTACCGGCATGGCCCCACTGATTTGTTTTCGATCGGAGCATCAAGCAGCGCAACCGGGTTCTACTTGACTAAACCCGTGCTCCTCCAAGGAGAGAGTTTGCTTTACCCAATTCAAATTCCTTtaactattaaattttaaagttaactTTAAAGTCATGCTTTCTGTAGCAAACAAATTTTACAACTAAAAACTAacttttcaattattttcttcCACTACTATCATACCCAAGGAAAATTAACATCTTAAACTTTGTATTATGTCAAACACCATCATCTTAAACTTTGTACCAAAAGATTTCAATAGATAAACTGTGAATTTGATCATTAGTGGAACTAGTATTAAAGGGAGAACAAATTAGTAAAATGTGGAGAGAAAAAACGATAGCTGGAAACCAATGCAGCAAGTTTCATCTTTTTACTTGCAAATTCCTCGTAACTTAGAAAAAGCTATATTCGATATTGAGCATTGTGTATGTATTACCAATATGAAGTCGTTGCCCAGGCCATGGTACTTGACAAAGTGAACAAAGTCGCTTTCTTTACGATCAAGGAAAGAAGCCGAAGAGCTATTCTCCGGAACTTCGATTTTCATTGATGATACCGCAGAAATCCGGAAACTAGGGCACTGTATGGCGGTGAATTTGAGCTTGTTCGATTGTAAAGTGAATGGAGAAGAGATTCGATTGGGATTAGCGGAAAGGGAAGAAAGAGACCGGCGGTTTGGGGTTGTGAGAGGCACTGTAATGGCGGCGGCTATCGCCATTGAAGCAGTTGGTCAGCTCTTACAGTCAGGTGACGCTAAAAAAAAGTGTAAGAGTTTGTGaggtaattttcatatatatatatattctaaattattatgtaagtattattttttaattctcataaaaaaaaacttgaagtgTTTTAacttttctattatattttaatttggatttttttaattctatataCTTGAgttattaattcattttaaaaataacaattaacaacttTGCATTTAAAATGTTAGAAAAATAGGCAACAAATTATGTAGGCGtgatttttataatatcaaTTTTGAAGGCCCTctcattaaaatttgattttaagcCACTAATTCGACATTTCCTATGATACATTCACGTTTTACTCGATTATCTTTTCTGTATCTGCCGGTATATATAAGAATCCGACGTTCAACTTTTAGATGCTTTACCCAAATTGATACAAATGCATTTCAGTTGTTCGATGAATTGCCTAAACAAGATGTAGCATCGGCTACATCTTTGATTAGCCGTTTTGCTCAATTGAATCAACACAAGAAAGCAATGACTATCTTCTCAAGAATGTTTGAGCTGAATATCAGACCGAATGAGTTCACATTTGGTGTTGTAATTCACTCATCTGTTGTTCTCAATGACCCAAATTTAGGAAAGCAATTTCATGTTGTTTCAATGAAAATTGGTCTTAACTCGAATGTTTATGTGGGTAGTGCGCTTTTGGATCTTTATGTAAAGCTAAGCAGCATTGAAGAAGCTCTGGTTGTTTTTGAGGATACCCATGAACCAAATGTGGTTTCTTACACAACTTTATTATGTGGGTATCTTAAAGAACAGAGGTTTGATGAAGCAATGGAAATTTTTCGGATAATTCCGGAGAGAAATGTTGTTTCTTGGAATGCTATGATTAGTGGGTATAGCAAGAAAGGATGTAACGAAGAGGCTGTTAATCTTTTTATTGAGATGTTGAGACGAGGTTTCATACCTGATCAATCTACGTTCCCTTCTTTGTTAAGTGCAGCTGCAAATATGGCAGCATTGGGTAAGGGCAAAAGTTTCCATGCTTGTGCTGTGAAGTATTTGGGTGAGGTTGGTGTGTTTGTAGGCAATTCCCTTGTTAGCTTTTATGCAAAATGTGGGAGTTTAGAGGATTGTCTTCGCGTTTTCGATAGACTTCCTGAAagaaatgttgtgacttggaaTGCTCTAATATGTGCTCATGCTCAAAATGGGAGAGGGGATGTAGCGATTGAATTGTTTAAGAGAATGGAATATATGGGAATTAAGCCAAATAGTGTTACTCTTCTCGGTTTGCTACTGGCATGTAGTCATGTTGGTCTTGTTGATGAGGCTTATTCATATTTTGAGCAGGCAAGAACTCGGGATGCTAATCTGCTGAAATCTGAGCACTATGCATGTATGGTTGATCTGCTATCGCGTTCAGGGAGGTTTCAACAAGCTGAGAAATTTATTCATGATTTGCCTTTTGATCCAGGTATAGGATTTTGGAAGGCATTGTTAGGAGGCTGTCAGATTCACTCAAACACGAAGCTAGGGAAATATGCTGCTGAAAAGGTATTGGCTCTAGAGCCCGGAGATGTTTCATCATATGTGATGCTCTCGAATGCACATTCTGCTGCTGGAAGATGGCAGAACGTGTCCATCGTAAGGAATGAAATGAGGGAAAAAGGGTTGAAGACGGTCCCTGGATGTAGTTGGGTTGAAATCAAATGCAAAATTCATGTATTTGTTACTGGAGACAAGAGACATGCCAACAAGCCTGAGATTTATGAACTTCTTGGGTACTTCCTCGAGCACGCAATGAAGAGCCAAGAAACTGATTTTCTTCGAGAATTTTGATGCACAACTCCACACTTCAATGTCCAGCAGACACAACACAAAAGGTCCCATCCACCTTGTAGGTATCAAATATCAATGAACTGTAAAGATGCATTTGAAGCTGTACTAAGTCAAGTTTCTTGAGATTGTAAGGTTTTGTTAAATCCATATGGTTGGTTACTTCTCAGCTTTGGTATTTATAAAGAATGGTTTGGTTGATAATCTGAAGTACCTGAAAGATTGGGAAAAGGGCGATCCATGTACATCTAACTGGATTGGAGTTAATTGTTTCAACAAAGCTGGAGCCAATGGCTACTTGCATGTCAAGGAACTGTATGTTattatattcttcttctttatacCTGAAATTGTTGCACTTGAGCAGAGGTtctttcggaaacagcctctctacctccacaaggTAGTGGCAAGACCTGCATATACTCTACCCTCTCCAAACCCCACTTATGGAATTTCACTTaagtatattgttgttgttgtaattagGTAGATTCAAAGCCAATTTACTCtagcaaagtttggtttggagtttgaaaaacccgaaacaACATTGCCTATGTACACCTCTACTTTGGGCCACAAAAAATACCCTTGATGTTAGAAAATCCTTGTATCTTTAATCGAGTTCCAGTGCGGTGGATTTCACGTGTAAGAATATATCAGGAAAAAGGTCTAAATTTACCCCTCTGCTTTTGGTTGTGGCAAATAAATTACCTTTCGTTATGTTTCAAGTTGGAGTTCCTCTATAGCATTAACAGCAAAAAAGGAGACTTGGTTCTTTCGATATCTGCACAACACTCCTTCAATCCAGTTAGTACATAACTAGTATCTCCAAGGGAcctggttcttttgtagttgttTGTTGATCATCAAAACCAATCCAGTTAGTAGCATAAGTAGTATCCCAACAGTTTGCTAATGATAAGGGCATGAATAACTAAGTTACCTCATAAATTAGAGTAATTAGTTGACTATCTTGTATTCTTGTGTGTGCAATAGCGTTA
It encodes the following:
- the LOC125871194 gene encoding diaminopimelate epimerase, chloroplastic isoform X2; protein product: MAIAAAITVPLTTPNRRSLSSLSANPNRISSPFTLQSNKLKFTAIQCPSFRISAVSSMKIEVPENSSSASFLDRKESDFVHFVKYHGLGNDFILVDNRDTTEPKVSPDQAVKLCDRNFGIGADGVIFAMPGVHGTDYTMRIFNSDGSEPEMCGNGIRCLAKFIAELENFHGKKSFTIHTGAGLIVPEIQDDGKVRVDMGEPILKAADVPTKLPPNRDQSVVKSSLDVDGSTWNVTCVSMGNPHCVTFGTAQSQLQVDELKLADIGPKFEHHEMFPARTNTEFVQVFSPTHLKMRVWERGAGETLACGTGACAVVVAAVLEGRAARRCTVDLPGGPLDIEWSEKDNHIYMTGPAEVVFYGSAPL
- the LOC125871194 gene encoding beta-galactosidase isoform X3, with the protein product MAIAAAITVPLTTPNRRSLSSLSANPNRISSPFTLQSNKLKFTAIQCPSFRISAVSSMKIEVPENSSSASFLDRKESDFVHFVKYHGLGNDFILVDNRDTTEPKVSPDQAVKLCDRNFGIGADGVIFAMPGVHGTDYTMRIFNSDGSEPEPYTAVASSHGDSSFTVLGLLEQLNTTGEVPVYLWYKSNVEINLTAGVLQSGNWPGLIVFSAEQVLHIFVKKQCARTVFGHLGNPKRSCSDDMNQGAGVTMNSDISFVHVVLNDDPQSEKWNSSIFRPAPPADLNQCLHLSSGHSIVEWIDNCSVVVLSIIFEICI
- the LOC125871885 gene encoding probable LRR receptor-like serine/threonine-protein kinase At1g06840, whose translation is MVGYFSALVFIKNGLVDNLKYLKDWEKGDPCTSNWIGVNCFNKAGANGYLHVKELRMMAMNLSGNLTPVSCYTYYCIVQIF
- the LOC125871884 gene encoding pentatricopeptide repeat-containing protein At5g42450, mitochondrial, translated to MIHSRFTRLSFLYLPVYIRIRRSTFRCFTQIDTNAFQLFDELPKQDVASATSLISRFAQLNQHKKAMTIFSRMFELNIRPNEFTFGVVIHSSVVLNDPNLGKQFHVVSMKIGLNSNVYVGSALLDLYVKLSSIEEALVVFEDTHEPNVVSYTTLLCGYLKEQRFDEAMEIFRIIPERNVVSWNAMISGYSKKGCNEEAVNLFIEMLRRGFIPDQSTFPSLLSAAANMAALGKGKSFHACAVKYLGEVGVFVGNSLVSFYAKCGSLEDCLRVFDRLPERNVVTWNALICAHAQNGRGDVAIELFKRMEYMGIKPNSVTLLGLLLACSHVGLVDEAYSYFEQARTRDANLLKSEHYACMVDLLSRSGRFQQAEKFIHDLPFDPGIGFWKALLGGCQIHSNTKLGKYAAEKVLALEPGDVSSYVMLSNAHSAAGRWQNVSIVRNEMREKGLKTVPGCSWVEIKCKIHVFVTGDKRHANKPEIYELLGYFLEHAMKSQETDFLREF
- the LOC125871194 gene encoding diaminopimelate epimerase, chloroplastic isoform X1, which encodes MAIAAAITVPLTTPNRRSLSSLSANPNRISSPFTLQSNKLKFTAIQCPSFRISAVSSMKIEVPENSSSASFLDRKESDFVHFVKYHGLGNDFILVDNRDTTEPKVSPDQAVKLCDRNFGIGADGVIFAMPGVHGTDYTMRIFNSDGSEPEMCGNGIRCLAKFIAELENFHGKKSFTIHTGAGLIVPEIQDDGKVRVDMGEPILKAADVPTKLPPNRDQSVVKSSLDVDGSTWNVTCVSMGNPHCVTFGTAQSQELQVDELKLADIGPKFEHHEMFPARTNTEFVQVFSPTHLKMRVWERGAGETLACGTGACAVVVAAVLEGRAARRCTVDLPGGPLDIEWSEKDNHIYMTGPAEVVFYGSAPL